A window from Flavobacterium sp. 83 encodes these proteins:
- a CDS encoding L-threonine 3-dehydrogenase, which translates to MSTKILIIGACGQIGTELTHKLRKIYGTENVIASDIRKLNNDVVNSGPFEVVNALDFNQIEHLVEIHQIDEIYLMAALLSATAEKNPAFAWDLNMNSLFHVLNLAKAKKIKKIFWPSSIAVFGPTTPKKNTPQYTIMEPSTVYGISKQAGERWCEYYHNIFGVDVRSIRYPGLISWSTPPGGGTTDYAVDIFHKALSDKTYECFLSSETKMPMMYMEDAIAATIQIMQAPVEQIKIHSSYNLAAMSFTPTEIATEIKKHIPDFTVTYKPDFRQIIADSWPASIDDADARKDWNWKHKFDLESMTVEMLKNLSTEK; encoded by the coding sequence ATGAGTACTAAAATATTGATTATCGGCGCTTGCGGACAAATTGGAACGGAACTTACCCATAAGTTGCGAAAAATATACGGGACAGAAAACGTAATTGCTTCGGATATTCGAAAACTGAATAATGATGTTGTCAATTCAGGTCCATTTGAAGTGGTAAATGCCCTGGATTTTAATCAAATTGAGCATCTTGTAGAGATTCATCAAATCGATGAAATCTATTTAATGGCCGCATTACTATCAGCTACAGCCGAGAAAAACCCTGCTTTTGCCTGGGATTTGAATATGAATTCTTTGTTTCACGTTTTGAATTTGGCGAAAGCCAAAAAAATAAAAAAGATATTCTGGCCTTCCAGTATTGCTGTTTTTGGCCCAACAACACCCAAAAAAAACACCCCACAGTATACCATTATGGAACCTTCAACGGTTTATGGAATCAGTAAACAAGCTGGTGAAAGATGGTGTGAATACTACCACAATATTTTTGGCGTTGATGTGCGAAGCATCCGTTATCCTGGTTTGATTAGTTGGTCTACGCCTCCCGGTGGCGGAACAACGGATTATGCCGTAGATATTTTCCATAAAGCACTTTCGGACAAAACATACGAATGTTTTTTATCCTCCGAAACTAAAATGCCTATGATGTATATGGAAGATGCAATTGCTGCAACGATACAAATTATGCAAGCTCCAGTCGAACAAATAAAAATTCATTCTTCTTATAATCTGGCCGCAATGAGTTTTACTCCAACAGAGATTGCTACCGAAATCAAAAAACACATTCCTGACTTTACTGTTACTTATAAACCTGACTTTCGTCAAATAATAGCCGACAGCTGGCCAGCGAGTATTGATGATGCAGACGCCAGAAAAGACTGGAACTGGAAACATAAATTTGATTTGGAAAGCATGACCGTGGAAATGTTGAAAAATTTGAGCACCGAAAAATAA
- the mfd gene encoding transcription-repair coupling factor: MSKKALYNTYDNSPKTQQIVARLLENNQVKMHLSGLLGSALSFVIRAIFKKSELPFLVILNNKEEAAYYLNDLEQMVGDQDVLFYPGSFRRPYQIEETDNANVLLRAEVLNRINSRKKPAVIVTYPEALFEKVVTRKELDKNTLKVAVGDKISIDFINEVLFEYEFKRVDFITEPGEFSVRGGIVDVFSFSNDNPYRIEFFGDEVESIRTFDVATQLSIETQKKITIIPNVENKVFQENRESFLDYISEKTVIFIQNTEDFLSQLDKQFAKAEEAFEKLSQEIKRSTPEQLFLNQAEFIKRALDFSIVELSSKAIFRTTKKFEYHIQPQPSFNKQFDLLLNNLNENHFNGYKNYLFCSNDAQAKRFHDIFESLDEANSENIRKQYHTVVLPLYQGFIDEENQITCYTDHQIFERYHKFSIKNGYSKKQNITLKELTTLSVGDYVTHIDHGIGRFGGLQKIQVEGKTQEAIKLVYADNDIVYVSIHSLHKISKYNGKDGTPPKIYKLGSNAWKILKQKTKARVKHIAFNLIQLYAKRRLEKGFQFAPDSYLQNELESSFIYEDTPDQTKSTAEVKADMESDRPMDRLVCGDVGFGKTEVAIRAAFKAVDNSKQVAILVPTTILAYQHYRTFTERLKDMPVSVGYLNRFRTAKQKAETLKLLAEGKLDIVIGTHQLVNKNVVFKNLGLLIVDEEQKFGVNVKDKLKTIAANVDTLTLTATPIPRTLQFSLMAARDLSVITTPPPNRYPIETNVVGFSEEMIRDAISYEIQRNGQVFFINNRIENIKEVAGMIQRLVPNARVGIGHGQMDGKKLEELMLAFMNGEFDVLVATTIIESGLDVPNANTIFINNANNFGLSDLHQMRGRVGRSNKKAFCYFICPPYSAMTDDARKRIQALEQFSELGSGFNIAMKDLEIRGAGDLLGGEQSGFINEIGFDTYQKIMNEAIDELKENEFKDLYPEENNLETKEYVKDLQIDTDFELLFSDEYINNVSERLSLYNELGAVKNEEELIIFQNKLIDRFGPMPPRAKALMNSIRIKWIATRIGIEKLVMKQGKMIGYFVSDQQSDYYQSNRFQQVIKFVQTHNSICKMKEKQTPAGLRLLLTFDNVKNTRTALEFMEMLGGE, translated from the coding sequence TTGAGTAAAAAAGCCTTATATAACACCTACGATAATTCGCCAAAAACGCAGCAAATAGTTGCTCGTTTATTAGAGAATAATCAAGTAAAAATGCACCTTTCCGGATTACTCGGATCGGCACTTTCCTTTGTAATTCGTGCAATTTTTAAGAAATCAGAGCTTCCTTTTTTGGTTATTTTAAACAATAAAGAAGAAGCGGCGTATTATTTGAACGACCTCGAACAGATGGTTGGTGATCAAGATGTGCTTTTTTATCCCGGTTCATTTCGTCGTCCGTACCAAATAGAAGAAACGGATAATGCGAATGTTTTGCTACGCGCCGAAGTCCTCAACAGAATCAATTCGCGCAAGAAACCGGCCGTTATTGTCACCTATCCAGAAGCCTTATTTGAGAAAGTAGTGACCCGAAAAGAATTGGATAAAAACACGTTGAAAGTTGCCGTTGGTGACAAGATTTCTATTGATTTTATCAATGAAGTTTTGTTCGAATATGAATTCAAAAGAGTTGATTTCATTACAGAACCCGGAGAATTTTCGGTTCGTGGGGGAATTGTCGATGTATTTTCTTTTTCGAATGATAATCCGTACCGAATCGAGTTTTTTGGAGATGAAGTAGAGAGTATTCGTACGTTTGATGTTGCGACGCAATTGTCTATTGAAACGCAAAAAAAGATTACTATAATCCCAAATGTGGAAAACAAAGTTTTTCAGGAAAACCGAGAAAGTTTCTTGGATTATATCTCAGAGAAAACGGTAATTTTTATACAAAATACTGAAGATTTTTTATCACAATTAGACAAACAATTTGCGAAGGCAGAAGAAGCTTTTGAAAAGTTATCGCAGGAAATAAAACGTTCGACACCGGAACAATTGTTCTTGAATCAAGCGGAATTTATAAAAAGAGCATTGGATTTCTCAATTGTGGAATTGAGTTCAAAAGCTATTTTTAGAACCACCAAAAAATTCGAATACCACATTCAGCCGCAACCGTCTTTCAATAAACAGTTTGATTTGTTGTTGAATAATCTGAATGAAAATCATTTCAACGGTTACAAAAATTATTTGTTTTGTTCGAATGATGCCCAAGCCAAACGATTTCATGATATTTTTGAGAGTTTAGATGAGGCCAATTCTGAGAACATCAGAAAACAATACCATACCGTTGTTTTGCCTTTGTATCAAGGATTTATTGATGAGGAAAACCAAATCACCTGTTATACCGATCATCAGATTTTTGAACGCTACCATAAATTTAGTATCAAAAATGGCTATTCGAAAAAACAGAATATCACTTTAAAAGAACTCACAACATTATCCGTTGGTGATTACGTGACACACATTGATCACGGAATTGGACGGTTTGGAGGTTTGCAAAAAATACAGGTTGAAGGCAAAACACAAGAAGCCATCAAGCTCGTTTATGCTGATAATGATATTGTGTATGTGAGTATTCATTCGCTTCATAAAATTTCGAAATACAACGGAAAAGACGGAACGCCACCCAAAATTTACAAATTGGGTTCGAATGCATGGAAGATTTTAAAACAAAAAACCAAAGCACGCGTCAAACATATTGCATTCAATTTGATTCAATTGTATGCCAAGCGCCGATTGGAAAAAGGATTCCAGTTTGCGCCCGACAGTTATTTACAAAACGAATTAGAAAGCTCGTTCATTTATGAAGATACGCCGGACCAAACTAAATCAACGGCAGAAGTAAAAGCCGATATGGAAAGTGACCGCCCAATGGATCGCTTGGTTTGTGGAGATGTGGGTTTTGGTAAAACTGAAGTCGCCATTCGTGCCGCTTTCAAGGCGGTAGATAACAGCAAACAAGTAGCGATATTAGTCCCCACAACCATTTTGGCATACCAACACTACCGAACTTTTACGGAACGATTGAAAGACATGCCAGTTTCTGTGGGGTATTTAAATCGTTTTAGAACGGCCAAACAAAAAGCAGAAACCTTAAAATTATTAGCCGAAGGAAAACTGGATATAGTGATTGGAACACATCAATTAGTCAACAAGAATGTAGTTTTCAAAAATTTAGGATTGTTGATTGTAGATGAGGAACAAAAATTTGGTGTCAACGTAAAAGACAAACTCAAAACCATAGCTGCAAATGTTGATACACTGACATTGACGGCTACGCCAATCCCGAGAACGCTGCAGTTTTCATTGATGGCAGCGCGCGATTTATCAGTGATTACAACGCCTCCGCCCAATCGTTATCCTATTGAAACGAATGTAGTTGGGTTCAGTGAAGAGATGATTCGGGATGCGATTTCCTATGAAATTCAACGTAACGGACAGGTTTTTTTCATTAATAATCGAATAGAAAACATCAAGGAAGTGGCTGGAATGATTCAGCGTTTGGTCCCAAATGCCAGAGTTGGAATTGGTCACGGCCAAATGGATGGAAAAAAACTTGAGGAATTGATGTTGGCTTTTATGAACGGAGAATTTGATGTTTTGGTGGCAACCACCATCATCGAAAGTGGTTTGGACGTTCCTAATGCGAATACGATTTTTATCAATAATGCGAATAATTTTGGATTGTCTGATTTGCATCAAATGCGCGGTCGTGTAGGACGTAGCAATAAGAAAGCCTTTTGCTATTTTATTTGTCCGCCATATTCTGCGATGACGGATGACGCCAGAAAAAGAATTCAGGCTTTGGAGCAATTCAGTGAATTAGGAAGCGGATTCAATATTGCTATGAAAGATTTAGAGATTCGTGGTGCAGGGGATTTATTGGGAGGTGAACAAAGTGGTTTTATCAATGAAATTGGCTTTGATACCTATCAAAAAATCATGAATGAAGCCATCGATGAACTGAAAGAAAATGAATTCAAGGATTTATATCCGGAGGAAAATAATTTGGAAACCAAAGAATACGTCAAAGACCTGCAAATCGATACTGATTTTGAGTTGTTGTTTTCTGATGAGTATATCAATAATGTTTCGGAACGATTGAGTTTGTACAATGAATTAGGCGCAGTCAAAAACGAAGAAGAACTCATTATTTTTCAGAATAAATTGATTGACCGTTTTGGTCCAATGCCACCGCGTGCTAAAGCATTAATGAACAGTATTCGAATTAAATGGATTGCGACTCGAATTGGGATAGAAAAATTGGTAATGAAACAAGGCAAGATGATCGGGTATTTTGTATCGGATCAACAATCCGATTATTACCAATCGAATCGTTTTCAACAAGTGATAAAATTTGTGCAAACCCACAATTCTATTTGTAAAATGAAAGAAAAACAAACGCCGGCTGGTTTGCGCTTGCTGTTGACTTTTGACAATGTGAAGAATACCAGGACGGCTTTGGAATTCATGGAAATGTTGGGTGGGGAATAA
- a CDS encoding AraC family transcriptional regulator, producing MKLKSIDEFYKEISGDSNAETNTLLPHGIQKEIGHFNVFNIKELFETFKEKPVMPYDRRAYFKISLIKGKNRAEYADKVIDIEKNALLFATPKIPYHYVPQDLQQQSGHFCVFTSEFLTKDKSGLDLDSLPIFQPDGYPIFEVSEEDAVEIDLIFKKIHKEINSDYVYKYDLIRNYVAELIHFGQKLQPVTALYSKHNSAARVSSLFVELLERQFPIESPRQRLELKSAKDFAAQLSIHVNHLNKVLKENTGKTTTELISDRLIHEAKVLLKETDWNISEIAYSLGFEELAHFSNFFKKQTTLTPIAFRV from the coding sequence ATGAAATTAAAATCAATAGACGAGTTTTACAAGGAAATCTCTGGAGACTCCAATGCGGAAACGAACACATTATTGCCACATGGTATTCAAAAAGAAATAGGGCATTTCAATGTTTTCAATATCAAAGAGCTTTTTGAAACATTCAAAGAAAAGCCCGTAATGCCTTATGATCGTAGAGCCTATTTTAAAATAAGTTTGATAAAAGGGAAGAATAGAGCCGAATATGCTGACAAAGTAATAGATATAGAAAAAAATGCATTGCTATTTGCTACGCCAAAGATCCCGTATCATTATGTTCCACAAGATTTGCAGCAACAGTCCGGTCATTTTTGTGTTTTTACGAGCGAGTTTTTAACCAAAGATAAAAGCGGATTAGATTTAGATAGTCTTCCAATTTTTCAACCAGATGGCTATCCTATTTTTGAAGTTTCCGAGGAGGATGCTGTCGAAATTGATTTGATATTCAAAAAGATACATAAAGAAATCAACTCTGATTATGTGTATAAATACGATTTGATTCGAAATTATGTGGCAGAGTTAATACACTTTGGGCAAAAGCTACAACCTGTAACAGCTTTATATTCAAAACACAATTCGGCAGCCAGAGTTTCTTCATTATTTGTGGAATTATTAGAAAGACAATTCCCAATTGAATCACCTCGACAACGATTAGAATTAAAATCAGCTAAAGATTTTGCCGCTCAATTGTCCATTCATGTCAATCATTTGAATAAAGTTTTAAAAGAGAATACGGGTAAAACGACTACTGAATTAATCAGTGACCGATTGATTCATGAAGCTAAGGTTCTATTAAAAGAAACTGATTGGAACATTTCAGAAATTGCGTATTCACTCGGTTTTGAGGAACTAGCACATTTCTCTAATTTTTTCAAAAAACAAACAACATTGACTCCTATAGCTTTCAGAGTTTGA
- a CDS encoding SDR family NAD(P)-dependent oxidoreductase — translation MESKKKKIALVTGGSRGLGKDMALSLAKKGLDVVLTYHSKKEEAEAVVKEIENLGQKAAAIQLNVAESSSFDSFFQNVTTALKSTFDTDKFDFLVNNAGVGVHESFLTTTEAQVDNMVNIHFKGAFFLTQKAVAVMNDGGGIINISSGLTRFSMPGYAAYASMKGAIETLTKYQAKELGERKIRVNIVAPGAIATDFGGGAVRDNEQLNQMIASLTALGRVGLPDDIGTVVAFLCTEDAKWVNGQRLEVSGGMNL, via the coding sequence ATGGAATCAAAGAAAAAGAAAATAGCATTAGTAACCGGTGGAAGCCGCGGATTAGGGAAAGATATGGCTTTGAGTCTGGCTAAAAAAGGACTTGATGTAGTGTTAACGTACCATAGTAAAAAGGAAGAGGCGGAAGCTGTTGTGAAAGAAATTGAAAATTTGGGACAGAAAGCAGCAGCTATTCAATTGAATGTAGCTGAATCAAGTAGTTTTGATTCTTTTTTTCAAAATGTAACAACGGCTTTAAAAAGCACTTTTGATACTGATAAATTTGATTTTTTAGTCAATAATGCGGGTGTTGGAGTTCATGAAAGTTTTTTAACAACTACCGAAGCACAAGTAGATAACATGGTTAATATTCATTTCAAAGGAGCGTTTTTTCTAACTCAAAAAGCGGTAGCAGTAATGAATGATGGTGGCGGGATTATAAATATTTCTTCAGGATTAACTCGTTTTTCTATGCCTGGTTACGCTGCTTATGCGAGTATGAAAGGTGCAATAGAAACATTGACAAAATACCAAGCAAAAGAATTAGGTGAAAGAAAAATTAGAGTAAATATTGTAGCGCCTGGCGCGATAGCAACTGATTTTGGTGGTGGTGCAGTTCGTGATAATGAGCAATTAAATCAAATGATTGCTTCGTTGACTGCATTAGGACGAGTAGGATTACCCGATGATATTGGTACCGTAGTTGCTTTTCTATGTACAGAAGATGCTAAATGGGTGAATGGACAACGCCTTGAAGTTTCGGGAGGAATGAATTTGTAA